The following coding sequences lie in one Xylocopa sonorina isolate GNS202 chromosome 7, iyXylSono1_principal, whole genome shotgun sequence genomic window:
- the LOC143425728 gene encoding uncharacterized protein LOC143425728, with the protein MPQAVKTRTGKKNAGTQTREIDTVLEIARLQEQVKLLTIENEHLRKYNVENISDVLKPVSSVSVDNAETPKRSERMLQNQSIQQRSAKTAMRGCACKGKCSSKQCGCVKKDSQCGKWCKCDDAICKNKENEGQVQNKENLYHNESMPNQQVVNKRFTDIINRKGLFSPDTPTESKAFNVEPLSPVVFDSSKKLTFDADDEKEVGDVSKQVGKESIENNKIAPKNITQRRDRVKRNNLKAPSQYVRKLRSSSNEEILRESDSKIEKQTLRRCSSSEIETDESKQIMKRTNNYIQNVAQGMTSLRLGQKKFKTRAKKTVTNDNSNSKGEKLKYKKASSIPVEDNTKVIVDNVATEVSESPKEQQTASHNTNESFNIVEDHNNDFNPMRPKHELLRTPVHDNDKTRSHSMSSDISLLTSTDTAKEEGFEISAELSQAEVNWEEYQAQLVPCSKCKRKFHPCRIKKHESCCKMI; encoded by the exons ATGCCACAAGCGGTAAAAACTAGAAC TGGAAAGAAAAATGCTGGAACGCAAACACGTGAAATCGATACTGTATTGGAGATAGCACGCTTGCAGGAACAAGTAAAACTACTTACAATTGAGAATGAACACTTGAGAAAATATAATGTTGAAAATATCTCCGATGTTCTGAAACCTGTATCATCCGTAAGCGTTGATAATGCTGAAACACCTAAACGCAGTGAAAGGATGTTGCAAAATCAAAGTATACAGCAAAGAAGTGCCAAGACAGCAATGCGTGGTTGCGCCTGTAAAGGAAAATGTTCTTCGAAACAGTGTGGCTGCGTAAAAAAAGATTCTCAATGTGGAAAATGGTGCAAATGTGATGATGCTATTTGTAAAAATAAG GAAAACGAAGGACAGGTTCAAAATAAAGAAAATTTATATCATAATGAATCAATGCCTAATCAACAGGTAGTAAATAAACGTTTCACAGACATTATTAATCGCAAAGGTCTCTTTAGCCCGGATACTCCAACAGAAAGCAAAGCATTTAACGTAGAACCACTTAGTCCTGTTGTTTTTGATAGTTCTAAGAAGTTAACATTCGATGCAGATGATGAAAAAGAAGTAGGTGACGTAAGTAAGCAAGTTGGAAAAGAGtcaatagaaaataataaaattgctcCAAAAAATATAACACAAAGAAGAGACAGAGTAAAGAGAAACAATCTCAAAGCACCTTCTCAGTATGTACGAAAACTCAGGTCTTCCTCCAATGAAGAAATATTGCGGGAAAgtgattcgaaaatagaaaaACAAACTTTAAGAAGATGTAGCTCTAGCGAAATTGAAACAGACGAAAGTAAACAAATTATGAAACGAACAAATAATTACATTCAAAATGTAGCGCAGGGTATGACATCTCTGAGGCTTGGTCAAAAAAAATTTAAAACTAGAGCTAAAAAAACAGTAACTAATGATAATTCTAATTCAAAAGGTGAAAAATTAAAATACA AAAAGGCTAGTTCCATCCCAGTGGAAGATAATACAAAAGTAATAGTAGACAATGTAGCAACTGAAGTTTCAGAATCACCCAAAGAACAACAAACAGCGTCTCATAATACAAATGAGTCATTTAATATAGTAGAG gacCACAATAATGATTTCAACCCTATGAGACCTAAACATGAATTACTTAGAACCCCAGTTCACGATAATGATAAAACACGATCTCATAGTATGTCCTCCGATATATCATTGCTCACGTCCACTGATACCGCAAAAGAAGAAGGATTTGAAATTTCTGCAG aacttagtcaagccGAAGTAAATTGGGAAGAATATCAAGCTCAGCTTGTACCGTGCAGTAAATGCAAAAGAAAATTCCATCCATGTAGAATTAAGAAACATGAATCTTGTTGTAAAATGATATGA